Proteins from a single region of Trichomycterus rosablanca isolate fTriRos1 chromosome 16, fTriRos1.hap1, whole genome shotgun sequence:
- the gsdf gene encoding gonadal somatic cell derived factor, producing MSLLLVVSLVLVACQLGRASVLRHSVEETQDAHPSPIIRTNRCLGEPLQSIRKVILDSMNLQTEPRVSIHQMDLIREQWTHALNNTNNFEATRLNMAENSTSSSTGPSTVSQCCKFASQIFTKDLGWDKWIVYPQSFTYIQCRVCDQQGKVHCMEDDPLALDPAFPTPQKLCCEATQQDNVPFLYLDETNSLVIASVFLTRECGCSHGDNPQAPNP from the exons ATGTCCCTGCTGCTTGTTGTGTCTCTTGTGTTGGTTGCTTGTCAGCTTGGAAGGGCGTCCGTCCTTCGTCATTCAGTAGAAGAAACCCAAGATGCACACCCTTCTCCCATCATCAGGACCAACAG ATGCCTGGGAGAACCACTGCAGAGCATCCGTAAGGTCATACTGGACTCTATGAATCTGCAAACTGAGCCCCGCGTGTCCATTCACCAAATGGATCTCATTCGAGAGCAGTGGACACATGCATTAAATAACACCAACAATTTTGAGGCTACACGCCTCAACATGGCAG AAAACTCCACATCCTCTAGCACAGGACCTTCAACTGTATCACAGTGCTGCAAGTTTGCTTCTCAGATTTTCACTAAGG atCTAGGCTGGGACAAGTGGATCGTCTACCCACAGAGCTTCACCTACATCCAGTGCCGTGTGTGTGACCAACAAGGCAAAGTTCACTGCATGGAAGATGACCCCTTGGCTTTGGATCCGGCTTTTCCTACCCCACAG AAGCTGTGCTGCGAGGCAACTCAGCAGGACAACGTGCCGTTTCTGTACCTGGATGAAACAAACAGCCTTGTCATTGCCTCCGTCTTCCTCACCCGTGAATGTGGCTGCAGCCATGGTGACAACCCACAAGCCCCTAATCCGTGA